AAGTCCAGCAGCTCCAGGGCATTCAGGACAGGAAGCTCGGGCCAGGAGCACAGCAGGTAGAGCATCTGGAGGACGCTTTGCAGTCAGGTGGTGGGGGGCCCACTGCTATCTCTCTACTCCAGCTGTGCCCCTGGTGCCCCTCTCCACCCACCTGGGCCACATCCTCGTGCTTGTTCCACTTGGTCACGAGCAGCAGGTGGGCCAGAGCCTCTGGGAAGTGCTCCTGCACTTCATGCCGCATCTTCCACACCAGGTCCTTCTCATGCTCATACAGCTCTCCCAACCCCCGCTGCTCCAGGATTCCCTGCAGCTGCAGCTTCTAAGGGGCGCAGGCAGACTGAGGCCTCCAGCCCAGCACCTGGCTCCATGCCCCACCAGCACCCCAGCTCACATCCTCCTTGGTAGTAGGCCCATGCTCCCCGTGACGTCCCAGCTCTAGAATCTGCAACAAGTGTACCTGCTGTGagctccccaggcctgggccagcACTGGCAGGGCTCTAGGCAGGGCGTCTACACCTCAGCACTACTGCCAACCACTCTTGCTGGTGGGAGCCCTCCTGCATACTGCAGGGCATTCAGTAGCATCTCCAGGCTCAGCCTGCCTCAGGCCAGTAGTACCTCTCCCATCGGCTGTGACAGCAAAATGTCATCAGACATCACCAACATCCCCTGGTGGGCCACATAGCTACCGGAACGCCTCAAATCAGCATGATAACCTAGCCCCCAGAAATGGGCAAAGCCTGGGGTGGCCAGGGACCCCGTCTGAGGAGCTCCAGGAAAGCTCCTGGTTAGCGCTCAGCTTCCAAGAAGGACCTCACTGACCTTCTCCAGGGCAGGGTAGTACATAGGGTGAGGGGCCACCTCGGGCAGGTAGATGACCAGGGTGACAGCACTCTCTGTGTTGGGATTGCTATGCACGGTACCCATGGGGTTCAGCAGGTCTCCTTTCTCATCTGAAGGCAGGGAGAGATGTAGTTGTAGGGGAACCAGTTCTGGATGCCTTACCCTCCAAGAGCCTCTCCCTGCTGGGCCTGGGTCCACCTGGGACAGAGGGCCACATATAGAGGCAGAGCTCCCCAGTCTTGAGCTGGTCCTTGTAGTCAAACAGCATGAGGTTGACCCAGGCGATTGGGCAGTCCTGGAGAAGGATACTACAGATCAGAGTGAGCCTCTTCTTGTTCATATGCAGAATGGAACCAGTCTCCAGGCCAAGCAGGAGAGAAGATCCAGACTGCATGGAAGGTCTCCAAGTTAGacccaggaggaggggaaggaccCGCTATCTCTTTCCTATCAGAGTTTCTGTAATTAAGCCAGAAAGATCCCTTCCTGGCTGCCTGCATCTTCACACCCAGCATCCAGAGGCACTTGAGTAAGCTCACCAGTCCCATAGCTGGCCCAGGACAAGGGGCAAGTCACATCCTGGGTCTAGTGACTTGGGGCCCAGCCACACTCTCCCCAGGCAGCCACTCACTCATCATTTCTGTCCCCCTGAGAACACTGTCCTTCCACCAAGGGAGCTGCCTCCAGGACCCCTAAGGACCACAGGTCTGGGCTAGATATTTCATGTCAGGCAACTCATGAGCTGTTACTCAGGCAGCACAGGAAGCCAGACTAAGGAGTCAGACTAGGGAAGGCAGAGAGACTGGGGTCCCCAGGCTCTCCCAGGAACCTGTTCTCAGGGTGCCTGCCTGTGGGAGCAGGATGGCAAGAGGCCCCAGTAAGGGGTTTCACTGGGTGTCTGAGGCCTGGGCCTTTCCCAGTCAGCCCAACCCACCTCCTTCTTGGGTTTTTTCTTGCTAGAGTGCACCTTCTTGGCCTTCTCCATCACCACATAGAGTGCAAAGCAGAGCCGGGCCATGCGCGGCAGGTCACAGATGTGGATGTCAAACTCCAGATGCTGCTTCCACATGGGCTCTGAGCACACGCTCACCTCCAAGCTGGACATCGTCTTGCACAGCATCTCATTGCCATGGAAGAGCCCAGCCTGCACCACCAGCTGGGGAAGGGGTACAGGGCATGGATGAGGGAGTAAAGGCCCAACCCCATCTAAAGTTCCAATCCTCTCCTTGAAGGTCCCCATTTACACAGGGGTCCAAATCTTCTTCTTGCATTGAGAGTGGTCCAGCAGTGTGTAGgctggcagctcagtggtacaggtgTCTTGCGGCATTGGTACCCCAGGATGCGCTGGGGCAAGCCAGTCTCAGTACACTTGACTCTGTGGGTCAActcagaacctcagtttcctcatcagggTTCAGAAGTTCCAGGGTCCCTTCTGCTTCTAACAGCTCTGGCTACCTTCATGCTTAGCATCTTCTGAGCCCCATGTGGCTCCAGTCTCCAGTGTACCTGTTTCAGTTCCAACCTGCCAGCCCATCCCCAGAGCAGCTCCCACCCAGTCCTCCGTGACTCCTGCAGACACAACCCCCTTCCCAGATTGTAaagtaatgccaaaaaaaaagagacccagacaAGACATGCTACGCTCTGTGGACCCAGACAGGCATCACCTCCCAGAAGTGGGACAATAAATCCACCTCTGCAGGTGGTTCTAAGTGCAGAGGAGCCATGAAAGTGCTTTTTGAAGAGACAACAGGGCACTGTTCCCCAAGCCCATGGGGGCTCAGCTTCCAGGGGAACCATGTGCAGTGTCCCCCAGACTCTGGGCACCCCTGGGTTGGTAACCCCTGGAAGCACCTCAGCCCAGCTGCAGCCAGCTTCTATGGTGCCTTACACATCTCTGACTGGGCCTCCTACTTCAATGGGCTGTGTCTGATTCCACAAGCTCCACCAAAGTCAAATACCCACAAGTTGCTTGGCCCAGGTTTCCATTAATTGGCCTCCCTGGCCTGCtggcctgctcccctcccctcttattgtttggatgtggttCACAGCCAATCCAGGCAGAGATAATGAGTAATGTGCCCAGGTGACTTTTGTGTGACACCCTCCCACTCTTCTTTCTCTGCTGCCCCTCCAGGCTACAGCACACCctgtttgtgaaaaaaaaaaaaaaacacacacaaaaacacctGTCCACTCACCTGGTACCCGAGCCCCTACCTTCATCTGCTCATCAGCATTGATTCTGCTGCCCTGGATGAGCTCAATGCAGAAAGGCTGTCCCAGTGaccacagggacacagaggaaggctagagaggagaggagaggggcttAAATCCCAGCTCATTCCCCTGGCTACTGaaaggctggggagagggggagaaggTCCCAAATTTATGGCAAGGTTCAGAAACCTGTCGCCAACACCAACCTTTACTAATCTGCCACACAGGGGCCCAGGGGCTCCAGCCCCCCTGAGATCTGCAGAGAAGTAGGCAATCTGGGATTGCAGTAGCTCAGACAGGACCCTACCCTGGGTGTCAGCTCAAGGCCCTGACTCTCCAAAAGGACTGCACCATCCAAAGTCCCCTGGATCAACACCTAGCCCTGGTGCTGCCCAAGAGGCTCTAGGATTGGCCAAAAGGAGGTAGGAAGAGAAAAACGGTAAGAAAAGGGAGGACATCATCTCACCTTCTTCATGGGAATGGGGGGCGGTTTGGTGTGTGGTTTCTGGACCTGAGGGGTCGGTTTTCTCTGCTCATCCCTCATGGCAAGGATGGAAGAGGAGTGCACCATGGTCAGGTGGGGGGTCTGTCCACTGTGCAGGCAGCTGCATATGTACTGAGATGAGAGTGTAAGATTGAACTGTCAATGGGTGGTATATCCATTCCCTGGAACCAAGAGAGACCCACAGTCTGGCTCTCTCACTCCTGTGCTGGCCCCTTCTAGAGTGGTAGGGATCCCAGAGTGCAGAGGGCTCCTTGCAGGCCTCACCTTGAATTGACAGTGCAGGTAGCTGCCATAGAGGTACTCATGCCTCCTATTCACCTGCAGCACATAGTCCTCAGGCTGCTCCATTGTGAGCTTCTGGTACATCTTGGCCTTCTTCTGGAGGGCACAGGCCATCAGCGCTAGGGGCACATCCTTGGTGGACACCTGGATGGTGAAGCTCTCccgtggggaggagggagggttgGCATGCTGCTCTCAGGCCCATAGGCTTCTGGGGAAAAGGGGCAAGGCCACATGCCTGCCTTTATTGGGTATCCCCAAGTGTGAGCCCTAcaagggcagggcctgggtcaTTCACTGGTGAAAGTAACAGCAGACACCCAGGAAATACTTGTCCAGTGAATTAAGGGACCAATTCAGCCTTGGTGAGCTTACCTGGTGGGATGCCTGCATACCTGGAAAATGCCATGTGATGCCAGTGAGTGAAGGGAAATTTGGGGGCCTGGGACACTGGAGTGTCTTATCAGTGGAAGGTCCCCATGGGCACAGCAGCCCATGTGCCAcagctggggcagcctccctAGGACATAGGCTATGGGCTCACCCTGCTGCCCTCAAATTTGACATTGACCAGCAGGTCTGGGTTGGAGATTTGAGAGGTGTTGCTGTCCCCCCAGCTCCTGGTGGAGGGCTCCAGCTGAAGGGGAAAACTGTATTGCAGCCAGGCctcccagcccagctgctgccgGGGGGCAGCTGCCTCCTCGCTGAACTGGCCCATCTTAGTGCGGAAGTCATTCACTTCTGGGTCTTGCAGGCAATCGAACTCGTGGAGGCCTGTAGGGCAGGAGCAGGCTCAGTGCAGGTGCATGTGGCACCAGCCACCCAGGTGTGCCCTACCTTGCCAAGGTGGGGGCTGATCTGTGAACCCTACCTTTGCCGATGAGGAGGCTGATCTGTGAGTTGATTACCTTCTCCATGCGGTCACCCTCGTGGGTCACCAAGCACAGCATGGGCAGGAAGGGCTGGACATCACACAGCCGCTGCTGCTCATCCTCTAGCTCCTGCTGCTCTGCGGTCTGGTTGACACAGGTGAACACGTAGGCCTTGGGGTCACTGAACATGTGGAAGAGGGGCTCATTCTGGGCTTCGTGCCATAGCATCTGGGAGGAATGGTTATGGTCAGCCTTGCTGGCCATGACAGCTGCTGGAAGGCAGTCAGAGGCCTCTAGTCTGGGCATCCCACTCTGCATGAGCCACATAGAGGGCAAAGGGAGACCCTAACATCACCTCCTAGGAACCCTTTGGCCCTTGGGACCAACCAGCTACTCAGCAAGCTTCCTGTCCCTGTGCTCTCTGAAGCACTTGATGTGTGGAGATTGGGGACTGAGCAGCCACGCCTGCCTTAGACACATTATCTAGGGCTGCTTTCACCCCACCAAGGCGATGGTGGCCTTGAGCCATGGCAGAGCTGAACCACTGTGACACATAACACATAGCCCACAAAGtttcatatcaataaaaatatgaagaaaccaaaaccacaatgaagtgAGAGATGGGACTCCAGGGACAAGTCTGCTACTGTAGTGTTCCAACTTTAGGCACACTGTTTGAAGTTCTGTAAGCACATCAAGTGAACCATATAATGATGTTTACAGGAACTAGAATATGAACAAGATATTACTGTAGTCACTCAGAAAAACAAGTCATGAAAGTTCATAATCAGAATTTAGTTAGAATGTggttagaaaacaggaaatggcTAAGGTAGTGCCTGTGGCTGTCTTCTATGGCAGGATCACAGGCAGGtctcttccttctcattcttattttccaaaattttatggaccaatattattattgaactcagggacactgaactacagagccataccctcagccctttttcatattttctttagtgacAGGTTCTCATTTAATTGCTTCGAATCTCACtacgttgttgaggctggctttgaacttacaatcctcctgaccCAGCCACCAGAACATTTGGGGACACACACAGCTACTTTTGAAGtagaaaaatttaaggaagaatggaaggaaggcagagagaaaatttccaggatattaaaaaaaatccctcaagTGTGATCCATtgattctatcatttttttcttgttctcaataatagcttttaaaattgtgaaataaattctTGCCCTCGGGCAGTCCAAGGCATGACCCATTAAACCCGAGTTTGTAAGTGGCACAACCCCATTGAAAGTCACAGGACAGCTTCTACCAAAGCAGATGTTCATTGCTTTGACTCAGTAATTCATCCTCAAATTTATTCAATGAACCTGAGGACCCTTTCCAAGGATAATGGGCACTATGTTGGCAACAGTTTTAAAGACAAATTCCTGCAAGGCCCGTATGTGTCTGGGAGCAGACTGTGGTCACTAAAGTGACAGACAGCATAATGTGAGTCAAACTTTCAAAGTTCCATTTCAGCACTGGAGGCTTAAGGGCAACTGAGGCTAGTAGCTGGTCCTCTGGTAACTAGGGATGGGAACACATTGCCTTGGGGTAAGCTGAATTTGGATAGTAAGTGGAGTTTAACCACCCATTTTATACAAGTTCTtgatattgtatatttttcaaaatttatatctgAGGTTCTCAAGTGTAAAGAACAATTCCTCTGTATTTCTGAGCTCCCAGGGCTGACAGGAGACCAGGCAGTACCTGCTTGATTGTGCTGAGGTTGGCATTGCGGGACACAGGAAAGCTCAAGTAGATCCCTGTGGGCAGAAGGAAGTCAACCACCACACTCTGATTCTTCTCCTCCTGGGTCCAGAATTCCATGAGACAGTCAATCCCCAGGGGCATTCTGCTTTGTTATTTCTCTGTGGCCACGTGACATGTAAAGGAAGCAAAGGCAGAGAGTCCTTGAGAGTAGTGTATGGGGGCCTCAGGCAATGTGAGGCTCAGGGCTGAGGGCTCCCAGCTGGGCACATGGTGTTCTCCTCCCACAGGGCCCCCACtgcccaggtagctgctgctccTACTGCCCCAGATAACTATCTGCACTTGGCTGCCTCTCACCCTGGTGGACACATCTGCCTCCCTCACAGCGGGCCCAGAGCCATAGACCAAATAATTTTCCTCTGGAAATTGTGTATCAGCGAGATGCTATCATGGCCACcacagagcacttacctaacatgttcaaggccctgggttctatccccagcccaacccaaaCAAATACCACAAGAATTATTTTGTCTACTCAATTTTCACACTATTTATAGGTTAAAAATATTCACCAACCCAAGTTGTCCCAAACAAATAAAGCTTTTCTGATAAAGACCAGGTATCAATTTCTAAATTTcaattaatgtaaattaaataaactgtGGGTTATTTTGGGCATGGGATGAGGTGCAATTCTGaggatggcacccagggccttgtgcatgtgaaacaattgctttactactgagctgcctcccaaacaaacagaaagttTTGAAGTTCATTCCTCAATTGTGCACTATCTACATTTCAAGTGACCAAGAGTTCCATATAGTGAAACCTATGATAGGTATAAATCCATCATTCACTTGCTCAAGTACCCCATGTTTTTCTCAACGTGGTGCTGCCCATCGTGAGCTCATGCTTGATCTCCAAATTACCCTCAGCATTTGCTATTGTCAAACTTACTCATTTTTGCCAATCTGATGGGTATgaaattggcttactttgcttaaatTGCTTTTCGCTGATAATACACAAAATGTTTAGCTTTTGCAGAAATCCTACTTGTAACCTTGGCATGTGCCCTGCGGGGTTATTTATCTTATTCTTGTTACTTTATAGAATCTATATATTCTACATTCTATTCCTTTGTGGATTAAATGAAgtggaaatgttttcttcctaCTCTGAGTCATCTTTTCTCTTGGTATATGATCTCtttttggtaaataaaattttttattattaatgcaaTAAAATACATCAATGTTTTTGGAGGAGGTCACTCAGTATTAGAGATaattagcatgcacaagaccctgggttctatcaccagcactacaaaaaaagggaaaacaatccCATGCAACTTCCCTACCTACTGTAACATCACAGCTCCTGtatttaaatgacttttgaaagtatttgaaaggacattcagttttcatttgttttgagagAGTGTTTCACTATGTAGCCCAGGTTGAATGCaatcttgcgatcctcctgcctcagcctcctgagtagtggggATGACAAGCATGTGTAGTGGTGCCCAGCTACAGACATGTTTAATTTAAGAGTGATATTCTCTGGTGGCAGTGCCAGCTGGGGCCAGACATCCCTGGTGGGATGTGGAAGTGGCTTGGAGCAGTGTGATTCACACATTGCCTTGTCCTTCTAGGGCACTGCTGCTGGCAGAGGATTCCTTGGATTGTGAAACCACATCCTATTTGAGGTTCCTCTTTCTTAGAATGGCCAAGCCAAAGCATTCCTTTATTATTCAAAACCTGGGGGACTATCAGGAATCCTGGAGAATCTGTCTATGATGCCATATGTTCTTTGGCCAAGTGGGGAAGTCAGTGGGACATACTGGGTCACCTAATCTGGTGAGGCCAAGATGAGCACACAAGGGAAGACCTACCAGGAGCTCTGAACAAAAGGCCTGGGTTCTGAGAAAATGCACTCCTGCTCTCCTGCCCTCAGTACCCTGGAAGTGAAGTCTTCAACCATACTTCCCCAGCTAGGTGGCAGGGAAATAATTCCACAGAAAGTGAAAAAGTGGAAGACCCATGAAGGCTTGTGCAGGATAGAGAGTGAACAGGAGACAGGACAGGAGAAAGCCagatctccttccctctctctgttccCAGGACTCAGAGTTCATCAGCCAAAAAGCCTCAACCCTCTGCTCTGGACAAAGCCCAGACccattactctctctctctctctcacagatgTCAGCAAATTCAGGGACTTCAGAACTTTCCAAGAATGCAAACTGATATGACCACCTTGGAAAACTCTCTGGCAGAATCTGTGAAAGGTAAACACACCTGTGCCCTGCACCAACACATCCACTCCTCAACAGATGGGCCCAGAGACACGTGAGAGTGACTGTGACATCACTGCTTGGGACAGCCTTGACAAACTCACATCAGCAGTAGGGTGGGGAAATAAACTGCAGTTATTCTTTCCAAGTATAATGTTATATCACAGGCAAGATGAATATTCTGCAAAGGCAGACACAATGCCACAATGTAAATGAATCTCATAGACAGAAGGGTGAACAAAAGGATCCTGGAACCAAAACCAGGTGCTCATGATTTCAACCACATGGAGAATGACAAGGGAGAACCACTCATCTATCTTGGCAGCAGAGTTACCCCAGCCTGAGGGCCTGAGGGGCTTCTGGGTGTTGAAAGCATTTTGGTTTTCTATCTGGAGACTTTTCACAAGTGCCTCATACATTGGTCCACATGGTTCAGATGGGCTGACTTCACTCCTAGCCACTAAGATGGCATGAGACACAGGCCCAGCCAATCAGAAGTCAGAGTTTCCCCTCAACTGTGGGTCAGATGGGACACAGGAATGGAACTCAGGCCCAACCCATCCCTGGATGTCACCTCCCTGGCTCCAATAATCCCAGGAAGGGCATGTGAATATCAAGTCCATTGACTAGGTTTCAATGTCCAGACTTCCTTCTGGAGTAGCAGGAAAGATATACTATTGACATGAAGCTTCTAGGAACTGTCCACTGCACTTAGGGGCAGAAACTGAGAAGAGACCAACATAGGAAAGCAGAACTccaaatggaaatggagaacacaaGCATGGGCACGAGGATGTCACTGAGTCCCTGGACCTGGCCATGTCTGCAGCttgtcccttcttcctttcccgtctcaccctctcttctctccagagaagtttcagttgggttttctGCCACTTGCTGTATCTTTCCATGAGTGCAGCCACATTTCCTTTTGGAAGTTTCTAGTGTCTACAAAGTCCTTTGCTTGGAAGGTGCCCTGTCTCTGTGAGTCAACCTGTGTCCTCTGTACTGCCATCTAGAGGCAAACAGGCAGTCCACCTGACCTCTGTCACTGATGGAAGACCCCATCTAGAGCATCTGGTTAGCTCAGAATTCCAAACTTTGCCCAAAGTGGCTGGAAACAGTTTCAAAGTGATAACTGGGAAAGGTAGTGGCAATGTGTGGCTGGAGAGAGGCCTGTAGGGACAAATCATAGAAGAATGTTTCAGGTACCAAGCTCCTGCAGAGTCTAAAAGTGTGCCACAACCCCTCCCTAGTCTCCAGAAAACTTTCTTGCTGGCCACATCGCTGAGCTTGCTGCCAGCCCCCCTGGCATTTTTCAAAGTAAGCCACATTCTGTATGCCTGTCCAGGAACAATTGCCTGATTTATGAACTCAAGAACTCATGGCTATCTTTAATAGTTTCATCTCATAACTTGCATTCATGCATtactggatttttaattttttatgtatcacTCAGTCTTGGATACATTCCTTAATTCCACTAGTAAGTATGAAGCTTGATTAAGTACTAGGCATTGCAGGAGGAGCTGGGAATAGGGTGGTGATGGCCCTGACAGAGCTCACACTCCACAGGGAGACACTGGTCCACAAGCAAATAGGCAGGGAAGCAGAGTGTCCACACATGGCCCAAATGTAGGGGAGGACAGTGCCACATGACGCTGTTATGGAGAGTAGCTGATGGGAAGGGGCACCCCATGTAGTAGGCTAGGAAAGACCCCCATGGAGAGGACCTGAAGTGAGGGCCAGAGAGTGGAGGGGAGACGTGGTGGAGATGGGGTTCAAGGTCATGAGGGTCGGAACCCTGCACATCCTGGAGAACAGGGCAGCACCTGGGTTTCTGCTTTTAGTGAGATGGGTGGCCTAGGAGGGTTTTTTTGGAAAATCAATGATGGGATGTGACTTTCATCCAAGACAAAGCCACTGGCAGTGGTATGGAGGGACTTATGAGAATCAAGTCAAGGAGGCAGTGGGTGAGCATCAGTGAGTTTTTTTGACCCAGCACTGAATATCAAGCAGAATCCAACCTGCTCCCAAGAGGAAAGGGTTCAGGTGGAGAGGAGTCATGGATAGCCGAGGGTTTGGGCCTGGGAGTCTGCAGGGCTGGTGGTCATTGGATGCCCAGGGAAGTAGAGGGTGATACAGAGCCCTGGTGATGAGGCAACAGGTGGTCCATCTCAGACAGATAAAATCTGAACTGCTGATTGACACCAGTAAAGAAAGGTGTGCCCCTGTCAGAGGTCCAGTGACCCGGTCCAGAACCCATGGGAGCCATCTGTGGGGTTGCAGAGATTTAATCTGGGGCCAGCATGTGACAAATGGAGACCCATGGGAGCAGGTGATATGGCCTAGACAAAGGGTCAAAGAAGGCCAGGGGCACCCCAGGAGCAAGGGTGGCATCATTCCAGGATGAAACTTTAGcaatccctccctcccaggcctctgtctTCCCAAGCTGACTGTTCTGTCCAAGCCTGACATTCAGAGAGCATCAGGGAAGTAGCACAGCACAGACTCAGTTCCTCTCACCTCTTGGCCACTAGGTCCAAAAAGGCAGCTGAAGGACAGCAGAGATTCTTGTGGGTATCCATCTCAGGAAACCCTGTCATCCCTTCCAGTGTCATGGAGTATCCCTGTTGGCTGTTCTTTCCTAACCCAAGCCTAAGGAACATGTGGGGGTCTGacctgggccctgcagaggcagCAAAGTAATTTCCACAAACATCTTAAGGAACACACTGTGGCCCACGGGCCTCACTGCCAGGAGCAGGAATACTTCTTTGCCTTCTGAGGGAGGGCAAGTAGGGACATACCCACAACTAAAGATCCTTCCGCCAGCTGAAGCTGCAACCATTGACTGCCCCTCTAGGCTGATAGCCCCACTGGCTGGTGGCCTGGCTGAGCCGAGGATACCTGAGGGATTCCCTTTCTTTATCCTACACCTCTGCCAGGGCTCTGGGCCAGAACCTTCCCAGTCTGGTAGACTCTACTGCTTTTCCCTGGCCATCTCAAATGTGACTAACTGACCAGGCAGCACTGCCCAGCT
The nucleotide sequence above comes from Urocitellus parryii isolate mUroPar1 unplaced genomic scaffold, mUroPar1.hap1 Scaffold_37, whole genome shotgun sequence. Encoded proteins:
- the LOC144252070 gene encoding phosphatidylinositol 4,5-bisphosphate 3-kinase catalytic subunit delta isoform-like isoform X5 — its product is MMQMQLSSVDIGQGLCRQTRPKRFNIYTTCLNKETGLPELLGISPKLRLALNSPSSYQSLLSLQDYRLAPLFPGIYLSFPVSRNANLSTIKQMLWHEAQNEPLFHMFSDPKAYVFTCVNQTAEQQELEDEQQRLCDVQPFLPMLCLVTHEGDRMEKVINSQISLLIGKGLHEFDCLQDPEVNDFRTKMGQFSEEAAAPRQQLGWEAWLQYSFPLQLEPSTRSWGDSNTSQISNPDLLVNVKFEGSRVSTKDVPLALMACALQKKAKMYQKLTMEQPEDYVLQVNRRHEYLYGSYLHCQFKYICSCLHSGQTPHLTMVHSSSILAMRDEQRKPTPQVQKPHTKPPPIPMKKPSSVSLWSLGQPFCIELIQGSRINADEQMKLVVQAGLFHGNEMLCKTMSSLEVSVCSEPMWKQHLEFDIHICDLPRMARLCFALYVVMEKAKKVHSSKKKPKKEDCPIAWVNLMLFDYKDQLKTGELCLYMWPSVPDEKGDLLNPMGTVHSNPNTESAVTLVIYLPEVAPHPMYYPALEKKLQLQGILEQRGLGELYEHEKDLVWKMRHEVQEHFPEALAHLLLVTKWNKHEDVAQMLYLLCSWPELPVLNALELLDFSFPDCHVGSFAIRSLQKLTDDKLLQCLLQLVQVLKYKSYLDCKLTQFLLDRALANGKIGHFLFWHLRSEMHVPSVALRFGLIMEAYFRGSTHHMKVLMKQAEALSKLKALSDFVKSPLDPSTMLAEVCVERCTFMDSKMKPLWIMYSSEEAGSGDSVGIIFKNRDDLRQDMLTLQMIQLMDALWKQEGLDLRMTPYGCLPTGDYMGLIEAVQHSDTIANIQLNQSNLAAMAAFNKDALLNWLKSKNPGEALDRAIEDFTLSCAGYCVATYVLGIGDRHSDNIMIRENGQLFHIDFGHILGNFKTKFGINHERVPFILTHDFVHVIQQGNTSNNEKFERFRGYCEQAYSILRRHGLLILQLFALMQAAGLPELSSSNDIHYLKDTLALGKTEEEGLKHFRVKFNEALRESWKTKVNWLAHNLTKDNRQ
- the LOC144252070 gene encoding phosphatidylinositol 4,5-bisphosphate 3-kinase catalytic subunit delta isoform-like isoform X2; the encoded protein is MPETGLPELLGISPKLRLALNSPSSYQSLLSLQDYRLAPLFPGIYLSFPVSRNANLSTIKQMLWHEAQNEPLFHMFSDPKAYVFTCVNQTAEQQELEDEQQRLCDVQPFLPMLCLVTHEGDRMEKVINSQISLLIGKGLHEFDCLQDPEVNDFRTKMGQFSEEAAAPRQQLGWEAWLQYSFPLQLEPSTRSWGDSNTSQISNPDLLVNVKFEGSRVSTKDVPLALMACALQKKAKMYQKLTMEQPEDYVLQVNRRHEYLYGSYLHCQFKYICSCLHSGQTPHLTMVHSSSILAMRDEQRKPTPQVQKPHTKPPPIPMKKPSSVSLWSLGQPFCIELIQGSRINADEQMKLVVQAGLFHGNEMLCKTMSSLEVSVCSEPMWKQHLEFDIHICDLPRMARLCFALYVVMEKAKKVHSSKKKPKKEDCPIAWVNLMLFDYKDQLKTGELCLYMWPSVPDEKGDLLNPMGTVHSNPNTESAVTLVIYLPEVAPHPMYYPALEKKLQLQGILEQRGLGELYEHEKDLVWKMRHEVQEHFPEALAHLLLVTKWNKHEDVAQMLYLLCSWPELPVLNALELLDFSFPDCHVGSFAIRSLQKLTDDKLLQCLLQLVQVLKYKSYLDCKLTQFLLDRALANGKIGHFLFWHLRSEMHVPSVALRFGLIMEAYFRGSTHHMKVLMKQAEALSKLKALSDFVKVSSQKTTKPQTKELMHLYMCQDTYLEALSHLQSPLDPSTMLAEVCVERCTFMDSKMKPLWIMYSSEEAGSGDSVGIIFKNRDDLRQDMLTLQMIQLMDALWKQEGLDLRMTPYGCLPTGDYMGLIEAVQHSDTIANIQLNQSNLAAMAAFNKDALLNWLKSKNPGEALDRAIEDFTLSCAGYCVATYVLGIGDRHSDNIMIRENGQLFHIDFGHILGNFKTKFGINHERVPFILTHDFVHVIQQGNTSNNEKFERFRGYCEQAYSILRRHGLLILQLFALMQAAGLPELSSSNDIHYLKDTLALGKTEEEGLKHFRVKFNEALRESWKTKVNWLAHNLTKDNRQ
- the LOC144252070 gene encoding phosphatidylinositol 4,5-bisphosphate 3-kinase catalytic subunit delta isoform-like isoform X3 → MPISFDNTTETGLPELLGISPKLRLALNSPSSYQSLLSLQDYRLAPLFPGIYLSFPVSRNANLSTIKQMLWHEAQNEPLFHMFSDPKAYVFTCVNQTAEQQELEDEQQRLCDVQPFLPMLCLVTHEGDRMEKVINSQISLLIGKGLHEFDCLQDPEVNDFRTKMGQFSEEAAAPRQQLGWEAWLQYSFPLQLEPSTRSWGDSNTSQISNPDLLVNVKFEGSRVSTKDVPLALMACALQKKAKMYQKLTMEQPEDYVLQVNRRHEYLYGSYLHCQFKYICSCLHSGQTPHLTMVHSSSILAMRDEQRKPTPQVQKPHTKPPPIPMKKPSSVSLWSLGQPFCIELIQGSRINADEQMKLVVQAGLFHGNEMLCKTMSSLEVSVCSEPMWKQHLEFDIHICDLPRMARLCFALYVVMEKAKKVHSSKKKPKKEDCPIAWVNLMLFDYKDQLKTGELCLYMWPSVPDEKGDLLNPMGTVHSNPNTESAVTLVIYLPEVAPHPMYYPALEKKLQLQGILEQRGLGELYEHEKDLVWKMRHEVQEHFPEALAHLLLVTKWNKHEDVAQMLYLLCSWPELPVLNALELLDFSFPDCHVGSFAIRSLQKLTDDKLLQCLLQLVQVLKYKSYLDCKLTQFLLDRALANGKIGHFLFWHLRSEMHVPSVALRFGLIMEAYFRGSTHHMKVLMKQAEALSKLKALSDFVKVSSQKTTKPQTKELMHLYMCQDTYLEALSHLQSPLDPSTMLAEVCVERCTFMDSKMKPLWIMYSSEEAGSGDSVGIIFKNRDDLRQDMLTLQMIQLMDALWKQEGLDLRMTPYGCLPTGDYMGLIEAVQHSDTIANIQLNQSNLAAMAAFNKDALLNWLKSKNPGEALDRAIEDFTLSCAGYCVATYVLGIGDRHSDNIMIRENGQLFHIDFGHILGNFKTKFGINHERVPFILTHDFVHVIQQGNTSNNEKFERFRGYCEQAYSILRRHGLLILQLFALMQAAGLPELSSSNDIHYLKDTLALGKTEEEGLKHFRVKFNEALRESWKTKVNWLAHNLTKDNRQ